The sequence CAGTACAAACTTCCCGGCCAGCCGGACGTATGGCCGGCGGCCGACGCCGTCCTCTTCGCACCGGCCACCTTCAAGACCATCAACGCGTGGGCCCTCGGCCTGACCGACAACCTCGTCGTCGGCCTCGCCGCCGAGGCGACCGGCAAGCGTACGCCCGTCATAGCGATGCCCTGCGCCAACACCGCGCTTGCCGCCCACCCCCAGTTCGACATCTCCCTGAGCACCCTGCGCAACGCCGGAGTCGAACTCCTCCACGGCGAGTCCGGATACACCCCGGACCCCGCCGACCCGGACGCTCCGATCCACTTCCCCTGGGACACCGCCATCAACGCCTTGGGCGCCCTCGACCCCGCCGTGCCGCAGGCCTAGGCGGTCCGGCCGTCACCGGTCACCCGTACTCCAGGACACGGCCGTCGACGGTCCCGACCAGCAGCCGCCCCCGCGGAGCCACCGCCAGGGAGAGCGCGCAGGTCGGGACCCCGCCGACGGTGAGGGTGGTCTGCCGGAGCACCACGCCCGTGGCGGCGTCCAGGGCGGTCAGGGCGGTCAGGGCGGTCAGGGCTCCGGAATTGTCCGTCGAGTAGACCCTCTCGCCGTCCAGGGATCGCCGTACGACGTACGAGGCCCCTGCCCCTGAGGGTGGAGGACGGAGCCCACGTACACCAGGGACTCCCCGATCGCTCCGTCGGAGGGTCGGCACAGGGGTCACACGGGGCGTACGGGTCCCTCCAGGTGGCGGAGGCTCGCGTTCGCCCTGTCCCATCCTGCGGGCGGGGTCCGCGTCCGACCGCCCGGGGGCGGGCCACGGGCCCGCAAGTGGTTTCCGGTGGGCCGGCCCCCGTACCGGCGGGTTCCGGCCAACCTCCTGTGCGTCCGCTCCCGGAAGCCCAGGGGTGCCCGGATTCGATCAGCGGCCACCGCCAGGGAGCCGTCGCCGCGAGGTCGGCCAGATCCCGCTGCTCCGGCCGTCGGCCTGCGTTGTACTCACTGCCCCCAGTTCCCGCGACCACGCAGCCGCCCCTCCGCACACCGCGGAGCCGGGCTTCTCCGTCATGCGCTGCGAGCGACGAACCGGCCTCCACGACAACCCGGTTGAAGGAGACGCAGCATGTCCCAGCAGCAGGCCGAGCGGCGGAAGGCCGCCGCACCACCCGCCCCTCCCGAGTTCACGTACACCTGGGGCCGTCACAACGAGACCATGGAGGCGCTGTCGCTCGGGCAGATGGCCCGCCGGGTCCCGTCCGCCCTCCGGCAGACGGCGCGGCTCGCGCTCGCCGTCAACCGCACCGCGTTCCATGTGCTGGTCACCGCCCAGGTCCTCGGCGGGATCTGCACGGCGGCGGCGCTCGCGGCCATCTCCCGGGCGATGGTCCCGCTCCTGACCGGCGACGGCGTCCAGGAGCGGATCGCGGCGGCGGCCTGGCCGCTGGTCGTCGCGGCCGCCATGACGGCGCTCGGCGCTCTGGCCTCCATCACCTCGGGCAGCGCGGCCCGCCGCCTGAATCCCGGTATGGCCACCCTCGCCGACCTCGCCATGGTCGACGCCCACATGGACGTCGAACTCGACGCCTACGACGCGCCCGACTTCACCGAGCGTTCCGAGGCCGCCGAGACCGGATCCGC comes from Streptomyces virginiae and encodes:
- a CDS encoding flavoprotein; the encoded protein is MTTKTLHLLCSAAPPVFDVARVIEDAQARGWDVCLGLTPTAAHWLSQSLDGLAALTGHPVRWQYKLPGQPDVWPAADAVLFAPATFKTINAWALGLTDNLVVGLAAEATGKRTPVIAMPCANTALAAHPQFDISLSTLRNAGVELLHGESGYTPDPADPDAPIHFPWDTAINALGALDPAVPQA